CGAACAGATCGGCGGGATTTTGCGCGGCATCGAAGGGTCTTCCGACGTGTTCGTCAAGCAGAACAGCGGAATGCAGTTCCTGCAGGTCAGGATCGACAAAGCGCGCGCGGGCCGGCTCGGCCTGGACAGCGACACGGTGGAAAAGCTGCTGCGCTCGCAAATCGAAGGGCTGAAGCTCGGCATCGTCCAGGAAGGCATCAAGCGCACCCCGCTGCTCCTGCGCGGCGACAGCAATACCGCCAATTTCGACAATCTGCAGATCGCGCTGCCGGGCGGCGGCCATGTGCCGATCGACGGCATCGCCGAACTCGAAAAAGTCGAAGGAGTGGTCGCGATCGGCCGGGAAAAAGGGCAACGCTTTACGGTCGTGCGCAGCAACGTGCAGGGCCGCGACCTGGTCAGCTTCGTCGACGAGGCCCGGCAAAAAGTCGGCGAACAGGTCAAACTGCCGACCGGCTATACGGTCGAATTCGGCGGCCAGTTCGAAAACCAGCAGCGCGCGGCCGCGACGTTGTCGGTCGTGGTGCCGGTCTCGCTGGGCCTGATCTTCCTGCTGCTGTTTTCGACCTTCGGCTCGGTGCGCCAGGCCGCGCTGGTGCTGTCGAACATCCCGCTGGCGATGATCGGCGGGGTATTCGGCCTGTGGATTTCCGGCGAATACCTGTCGGTGCCCGCCTCGGTCGGCTTCATCGCGCTGCTCGGCATTGCAGTGCTGAACGGCGTGGTGATGGTCAGCTATTTCAATCAACTCCTGGCGACCGGGATGGGACTTGCCGAGGTCGTGGTGATCGGCTCCGCCCGGCGCCTGCGGCCGGTGCTGATGACCGCCAGCATCGCGGCGTTCGGCCTGATCCCGTTGCTGTTCGCGACCGGGCCCGGTTCCGAAATCCAGCGCCCCCTGGCGATCGTGGTGATCGGCGGGCTGGTGTCGTCGACCTTCTTGACCCTGTTCCTGTTGCCGATCCTGTTCAAACGGTTCGGCCGCGCCCCGGAGAATGCATGAGCGACAAAGAATTTCTGGTGACTTTGAACGTGCCGATCGGCCTCGAAGAAGCGATCGTCGATTGCCTGTTGACCTTCGAATCCGAGCACGGCTTCAGCAGCTTTCCTGTGTATGCCCACGACCACCGCAACGAAGGGCTGTCGCTCGCCGAACAGGTTTTCGGGCGGCAAAAGCGGATACGGTTTCAGATGTATGTCGAGGAAGCCGTTTTGGCCGCGTTGCTGGCGCGGCTCAGGGAAGAGTTTGCCGGGGCCGGTATCCGCTATTGGGTGATGCCGGTCATCGATAACGGCCTTATCTGACCGGCATGCGTTTATGTTCGGCTCCGTACCGACATTGACTGCCGTCGAACCTAAAATTCGCCAACAACCCGATGGCTACGGAACAGGGCCGTAGGATGTGGTGAGGAACGAACCGCATCGTTCGCGATTGGCATCGTTCGTGATTGATGCGGTTCCTATCGTCACCGCATCCTACGACCCTACGGAACAGCAATTTTCAGCTCAACCCGCTGTTGGCGGCGGCTTCCGTTCGGGAGCATTTACAGGAGAAACGGCAATGCTTGAAACGATAGCGATCCTCTTGATCATACTCTGGCTGCTCGGCCTGGTATCTTCCTACACGCTGGGCGGATTCATTCACGTGCTGTTGGTCATCGCGGTGGTAGTGATCATACTGCGCATCATTCAGGGACGAAGCCCGGTATAGCGGATACCCAGCCCGTACGGCGCGACGGTATCCCGCCGTACGGATTCCGTATCTGTCATCGCACCGTTCCCGCACCTTTCCTCAATTCCGAAGCGTAACCGCCGACTCTTCCTGCGTCCGGACAAATGCGCAACCCTTGAGAATGCGCCAGCGAACGGGAGAACCGGGGGCAAAGGTGAAGACAAGCAAGCCTTGTTTTCGATCCGCCCGGAGCGGCATTTGGCTTAACGCAAATCGACTTACTGCGAAGCACTTACCTTGTAAAACTCTTTATACCATTCAACAAAATTTCTAATGCCGTCTTCCAGCAACGTATTGGGTCTATACCCCAAATCCTGAACCAGATCGGAAACATCCGCATAAGTTGCAGGCACATCCCCCGGCTGTAAAGGCAACATGATCTTGTCGGCTTTCTTACCCAAACATTTTTCCAGAGTTTCAATAAAAGTTAACAGATGTACAGGATGATGATTGCCGATGTTATATATCCGGTAAGGCGCGAGACTCGATCCCGGATCAGGGTTTTCTCCGCTCCAACCAGGATTGGGTTGCGCTGGCTTATCGATGACCCGGACGACGCCTTCGATGATATCGTCTATATAGGTAAAATCGCGCAGGTGATTGCCGTGATTGAATACGTTAATCGGTTTTTCCTCAAGGATATTGCGGGTAAACGTAAACAACGACATATCCGGTCGTCCCCAGGGGCCGTAAACCGTAAAAAATCGCAACCCGGTGGTGGGAAGATCGTAAAGATGGCTGTATGTATGGGCCATTAATTCGTTGGCTTTTTTACTGGCCGCATAAAGCGAAACCGGATGATCGACATTGTCATGAACGGAGAAAGGCATACGGAGATTGGCACCATACACCGAACTGGACGAAGCGTAAGCCAAATGCCCTACCGCATTATGTCTGCAGCCTTCCAGGATATTGAGGAATCCCGCTATATTGGAATCGATATAAGCATGCGGGTTAGTCAATGAATATCGGACGCCTGCTTGAGCCGCCAAATGCACGACCCTTTGGAATTTCTCTTCGGCAAAAAGTCTCTCAACCTCGCTTCTGTCGGCAATGTCAAGCTTGATGAACTTAAAACGATCGTAGTTTTTCAATCGCTCTAAACGCGCCAGCTTCAGATTGACATCATAATAATCGTTCAGATTATCTATGCCGACAATTTCATCGCCCCGTTCCAGCAATTTCATACTCAGCGCGGATCCGATAAATCCGGCAGCTCCGGTTACTAATAATTTCAAGATACCTTTCTCCTTTTTTCTTGTATATCGGGAAATGAAAATGCTTTGCGAAACACAATCCATTGATTATTTGCATGATAAACGGATATGGCTAACTCCAGAAGTTAGTTTTCGAGCTTAACCCTGAGCCAATTTAAACCGCTGAAAATCCACCAGCCTTTTAGACTCCACAATCTCATCATGCGGCAATAGCAGGTAAGCCCAGGGTTTAGCGCCCATTTCTGCGGCGTGATCCGAAGCATGTTGACACCAACGAGCCGCTGCCGCCGCTTTAGCCTGGACTTCTTGGGAATCGATGTCGCCTCGCGCTTTGGTTTCCACCATCAAGATTTGCGTTTCGGTTTCCGCGACAAAGTCGGGAATGTACTCAGACTGTTCGCCTCCCAGCTTGTAGTAGATTTGAAACTGGCCTTTGGCGGGTTTAAACCACTTTAGCGCGTCTCTTTCCAATAGGATGGCAAAGCGCCGCTCAGTGTCCGAGTCGAACTTTTGCAACGGATATAAACAGCGCTCGAATCCACCGAACAGCATTTGTTTGATGCGGCCGGTTTCCGTTACCGTTTCGCGATAATAATGCGCGGTAATCCCCAGGGATGGGATGAACGCCGCGTAATCGCCGGGAGCGATTGCGGCGCGGCCAGCGGCAGCCGTGTAATTACACGCTTTCAACTCGGTAAAGCCGCGACTGACTTTCACTTCGTATTCGGTGGCTTCCTCCCAGAAGTGCGCCATCATCTGGGCGTGGATTTCACGGGCAATCAAGCGCCGATCGCGATCCAGCACACTCTGCACCTCTGCTTCGGAAAGATAACCGGATAAGTGTTGCACCATCTGACCGGCAAGGTCATACAATAAATCGGCGTGGGTGAAGTAATCGATGTCGTCAAAATCCACCAGGGCGTGAACGATGTAATCCTCCAAACGCCGTTCAACCAAACCGATTTCCGCCGCCAGCGTGAATTGTTCGTTGGTGCGCAGCATTTGCCCGACTATTTCTCGTTCGCCGGGTTGCAGATGCAATTGCGCGACATCGAGTTTGAACGGATGGAAACCGGTCGCGACCTCTCCGTTCGGCACCACGGTAATGCGCGGAATATCGATGGTCTGCTGGACGACTACCTCGATCGTTTTCGCCACCACGTCCGCCAAATTGAAACCTTCCTCGGCAAGCCAACTGGACTGCACCGGCTTCAGCCGCTCGGCCACTTCCAGCAAGATTTTTTGTTGCACTTCCGGCTTGAGCAACGCCGCGCTGTTCGGCAGCAAATCCTCGCACTTACCTATGACACCCACCACCTCACGCACGGCTTGCAATTCGGGCTCACGGGTAAAAAGCGGCACTGGACTGGCATAACGGATGCCCGCGCCCATGGGGTTATCGTCGGAACTTGCCTGAGCGGCGACCGTCAGTGTCGCGCCCAACCCTAGTCGAGACATTGCGCCAGAAACGACTTGCACGCTGACTTTTTTATCGTCGCCGCTCGGAGCCTCCAGAATCAACTGTTTCAGTCGAATCGGCGAATCGCCGCGATTGGCCTCGTCGATAATCTCCTGAAACTTGTCATGCGCGACGATGTTCAGACGGTCCACCGCCGCCACGCCGGTACGCTTGCCGTACGGCAGACGCAGACCTCGCCCGATCGATTGCTCGATCAGCGTCCGCGCATTGGCTGCCCTGAGCGGCACGATGGTGTACAGATTGGTCACGTCCCAGCCTTCCTTGAGCATGTTCACGTGAATCACGATTTCGGTCGGCTCATCGACGCTTTCCACCGCCAACAACCGGGTAATCATCGCTTCCTCTTCGGCACCCGAGCGGCTGGAATCGACCTGAATCACCTTACCGCGATAACGGCCTTCGTAAAACGCATCGGACTCCAGCAGCGCCAAAAGCTGCGCGGCATGGGCGGTATCCCGTGCAATCGCCAACATGAACGGCTTAACGGCTTTTACCCCGTTTTCGCGGGCATAGGTCAACAACTCCACTTTAGTCGTTTCGTGCAAACGCACGCCATCTTCCAACTTGATCTTCTCCAATTCCTCCGGCGTATGCGCCTTGGCATCGAAATTACGTTGCGTGACCACCGCCGGTTCTTTCACAAAACCGTCTTCCATCGCCTGCGCCAGCGGGTAATCCATCACCACGTTTTTGAACGGCGCCGGCCCGCGCGTCGATTCCACAAACGGCGTCGCGGTCAATTCCAATCCGAATAAAGGCTTCAATTCGTTGATCGAACGCACGCCCGCGCTGGCGCGGTAGCGGTGCGACTCGTCCATCAGCAACACCAAATCGGGCAGATTCGCCAGATAGTTGAAATAACTGCCGCCCAACACTTCCTTCATGCGCTTGATGCGCGGATCCTTGCCGCCGCGCACCTCGGAATTGATTTTGGAAATGTTGAAAATATTGACGCGGATTTCGGCAAAAATATCGCGGGTAGCATCGAAACCCGCTTGGTCGTAATTGTCGCCAGTAATAACGCGGGGCGCGTTGATGGCGAAATCGCCAATGCCCTTGAACACGTACTTCGGCGTATTCGGGGTGAAATCGGCAATCAGCTTGTTGTAGATCGTCAGGTTAGGCGCCAGCACGAAGAAGTGATTGATGCCGTGCGCCAGATGCAGATAGGCGATAAACGCCCCCATCAAGCGGGTTTTACCCACGCCGGTCGCCAACGCAAAACACAGCGAAGGAAAGTCGCGCTCAAAATCCTCCAACGTAGGAAACAATGACTTCAAACTGGACAACACC
The genomic region above belongs to Methylomicrobium agile and contains:
- a CDS encoding DUF3240 family protein; translated protein: MSDKEFLVTLNVPIGLEEAIVDCLLTFESEHGFSSFPVYAHDHRNEGLSLAEQVFGRQKRIRFQMYVEEAVLAALLARLREEFAGAGIRYWVMPVIDNGLI
- a CDS encoding lmo0937 family membrane protein, which codes for MLETIAILLIILWLLGLVSSYTLGGFIHVLLVIAVVVIILRIIQGRSPV
- a CDS encoding NAD-dependent epimerase; amino-acid sequence: MKLLVTGAAGFIGSALSMKLLERGDEIVGIDNLNDYYDVNLKLARLERLKNYDRFKFIKLDIADRSEVERLFAEEKFQRVVHLAAQAGVRYSLTNPHAYIDSNIAGFLNILEGCRHNAVGHLAYASSSSVYGANLRMPFSVHDNVDHPVSLYAASKKANELMAHTYSHLYDLPTTGLRFFTVYGPWGRPDMSLFTFTRNILEEKPINVFNHGNHLRDFTYIDDIIEGVVRVIDKPAQPNPGWSGENPDPGSSLAPYRIYNIGNHHPVHLLTFIETLEKCLGKKADKIMLPLQPGDVPATYADVSDLVQDLGYRPNTLLEDGIRNFVEWYKEFYKVSASQ
- a CDS encoding DEAD/DEAH box helicase produces the protein MNARVLNAVTGRLSLRPPQAESLSRLARSLEMAPELLQHEKDLPAVLSSLKSLFPTLEDFERDFPSLCFALATGVGKTRLMGAFIAYLHLAHGINHFFVLAPNLTIYNKLIADFTPNTPKYVFKGIGDFAINAPRVITGDNYDQAGFDATRDIFAEIRVNIFNISKINSEVRGGKDPRIKRMKEVLGGSYFNYLANLPDLVLLMDESHRYRASAGVRSINELKPLFGLELTATPFVESTRGPAPFKNVVMDYPLAQAMEDGFVKEPAVVTQRNFDAKAHTPEELEKIKLEDGVRLHETTKVELLTYARENGVKAVKPFMLAIARDTAHAAQLLALLESDAFYEGRYRGKVIQVDSSRSGAEEEAMITRLLAVESVDEPTEIVIHVNMLKEGWDVTNLYTIVPLRAANARTLIEQSIGRGLRLPYGKRTGVAAVDRLNIVAHDKFQEIIDEANRGDSPIRLKQLILEAPSGDDKKVSVQVVSGAMSRLGLGATLTVAAQASSDDNPMGAGIRYASPVPLFTREPELQAVREVVGVIGKCEDLLPNSAALLKPEVQQKILLEVAERLKPVQSSWLAEEGFNLADVVAKTIEVVVQQTIDIPRITVVPNGEVATGFHPFKLDVAQLHLQPGEREIVGQMLRTNEQFTLAAEIGLVERRLEDYIVHALVDFDDIDYFTHADLLYDLAGQMVQHLSGYLSEAEVQSVLDRDRRLIAREIHAQMMAHFWEEATEYEVKVSRGFTELKACNYTAAAGRAAIAPGDYAAFIPSLGITAHYYRETVTETGRIKQMLFGGFERCLYPLQKFDSDTERRFAILLERDALKWFKPAKGQFQIYYKLGGEQSEYIPDFVAETETQILMVETKARGDIDSQEVQAKAAAAARWCQHASDHAAEMGAKPWAYLLLPHDEIVESKRLVDFQRFKLAQG